One part of the Mycetohabitans rhizoxinica HKI 454 genome encodes these proteins:
- a CDS encoding conjugal transfer protein TraG N-terminal domain-containing protein produces the protein MIDIELHTYWNVETLYYVFNAVASVMSGAGFFGLLKYVFILAIALGIFAYAGNKQLEMAKWFFQALVFTSLLNMPIARLVITDRTGLEPPRVVDRVPFALAGVAQANNLVFGFLTRTYETVFGVPDDLGLQKGDVGFGHRILKQVNKATVRDPGLRADLMQFIKECTFYDVRDGEITPQTIVGGTDTWKEVFSHTSPARFVTYDTLTSKPTTDTCTSVAAILKQRVNDAVVAGQRFYGKQAFTRATSDAIATSMFMSAVGTSYDWILNNASNASDAIKQSMFNNIWKEAGAELPVLLNDPARVSEVSALAGAAQAARQADGSNSTLSLLAQETLPHMRNWIEAIIYGLFPVLVVLMVVLPTEGAKKVFGGYLMSLAWIGLWPVLFAMINHLSLMHLRYKARALELAAGVPFQLSDAFDATLSNEQAMIGYMVVLVPFIAGAVIRMGQGGFMSVSHQMFSGFASAGSAIGSNMASGNVSVGQAGLDTASVNTTSMHKYDSNIGLSGGGATIGRGDGSVVTMAANGTVALQQFQNRMLMQMGLDKKFESSRNQEAHQTDITSSGDQLAYRHSDVSNLTDVKGHDSTRGIYQQHGVQTSTTEQGGYGGQHTTGQSLGKDFREGSNFNMQAGAQDGLGMNLGVGKGSRGSSGARAAATGGGIDPREEKRITDSMKQGGATQQQINEALDNYRASKGGGAGSIFNAGLGLDSRKIYSAEHGRNREVSTHHGLNEAAHTERNFSVTGARSEQSTSGQQSNQTDRHSRDATRLSAHERGHVLDESNRREYGAGNRVSRNETDSFSVHKDLMADPYLFDKVAARNGMTAMRFANQSENRIMEMVSDYVTEKGMVEQSKTMPQHTFAGERLPITQSDLKEQAAKARAEIPENIASVHKNKVAQTGYYDARALNVDTSAPPIVGSSKEGVYRQLDSKSRGSIPARAEALDENVNAWASPDKEVGAGRVNQMGVVEDMEVRDVKDYGKKVLDKITGGDGTADGEKLSDNMKRESAANVQINTGGKKD, from the coding sequence ATGATAGACATCGAACTTCATACCTACTGGAACGTCGAGACACTCTACTACGTGTTCAACGCGGTGGCGTCTGTCATGAGTGGTGCCGGTTTTTTCGGCCTGCTCAAGTACGTTTTCATTCTCGCCATTGCCCTAGGCATATTTGCCTATGCGGGCAACAAGCAACTCGAAATGGCCAAGTGGTTTTTCCAAGCACTGGTCTTCACATCATTGCTCAATATGCCAATCGCACGCTTGGTCATCACAGATCGGACGGGTTTGGAGCCGCCGCGTGTAGTGGATCGCGTACCGTTCGCACTGGCAGGGGTCGCTCAAGCGAACAATTTGGTGTTCGGTTTTCTCACACGGACCTACGAAACCGTCTTTGGTGTGCCCGACGATCTCGGGCTGCAAAAAGGCGATGTGGGTTTCGGCCACCGTATTTTAAAGCAGGTCAACAAAGCAACAGTGCGTGATCCAGGCTTGCGCGCCGACCTGATGCAGTTCATCAAGGAATGCACGTTTTACGATGTGAGGGATGGTGAAATCACGCCACAGACAATCGTCGGTGGCACCGACACCTGGAAAGAGGTCTTCAGCCACACGAGCCCGGCGCGCTTTGTGACCTATGACACGCTGACCAGTAAGCCGACCACGGATACGTGCACCAGTGTTGCTGCCATCCTTAAACAACGAGTGAACGATGCCGTGGTGGCCGGTCAGCGCTTTTATGGCAAGCAGGCCTTTACGCGGGCCACCTCCGACGCGATTGCCACCAGCATGTTCATGTCCGCCGTGGGTACGTCCTACGACTGGATTTTGAACAACGCCAGCAATGCATCCGATGCCATCAAGCAGTCGATGTTCAACAATATTTGGAAAGAAGCGGGCGCCGAACTGCCAGTGTTGCTGAACGATCCCGCACGCGTGTCCGAAGTCAGTGCCTTGGCTGGCGCCGCGCAAGCTGCACGTCAAGCGGATGGCTCCAACTCCACTTTGAGCCTGCTGGCGCAGGAGACATTGCCTCATATGCGCAACTGGATTGAGGCGATCATTTATGGCCTTTTCCCAGTTCTGGTAGTGCTGATGGTGGTGCTTCCTACGGAGGGGGCCAAAAAGGTATTTGGCGGTTATCTGATGTCGCTGGCCTGGATCGGGCTGTGGCCGGTCTTGTTTGCCATGATTAACCATCTATCGCTAATGCACCTGCGTTATAAGGCACGGGCGCTGGAGCTGGCTGCAGGCGTGCCGTTTCAGCTTTCCGATGCCTTCGACGCGACTTTGTCCAACGAGCAAGCGATGATCGGCTACATGGTTGTGCTAGTGCCGTTCATTGCCGGTGCGGTCATTAGAATGGGGCAGGGCGGCTTTATGTCCGTTTCCCATCAAATGTTCTCCGGTTTTGCTTCTGCTGGTTCAGCCATCGGCTCTAACATGGCCAGCGGAAATGTAAGCGTGGGGCAGGCTGGCTTGGATACGGCCTCGGTTAACACGACCTCGATGCACAAGTACGACAGCAACATCGGTTTGTCGGGTGGCGGTGCGACTATCGGCCGGGGCGATGGTTCAGTGGTCACGATGGCCGCTAACGGCACGGTGGCGTTGCAGCAATTCCAGAACCGGATGCTTATGCAGATGGGTTTGGACAAAAAATTTGAGTCTTCGCGCAATCAAGAGGCTCACCAAACCGACATCACTTCTTCTGGCGACCAGCTGGCCTACCGTCACAGCGACGTATCTAATTTGACCGACGTCAAGGGCCACGACAGCACGCGAGGCATTTACCAGCAGCACGGTGTCCAGACTAGCACGACGGAGCAGGGCGGCTACGGTGGCCAGCACACGACCGGCCAGAGTCTAGGCAAGGATTTTCGCGAGGGGTCAAATTTTAACATGCAGGCCGGCGCTCAGGATGGGCTGGGCATGAATCTGGGTGTCGGAAAAGGCAGTCGGGGCAGCAGTGGTGCCCGCGCCGCTGCAACCGGTGGCGGCATCGACCCGCGCGAAGAAAAGCGAATTACTGACTCGATGAAACAAGGCGGGGCAACGCAACAGCAAATCAATGAGGCGTTGGACAATTATCGTGCAAGCAAGGGCGGCGGTGCCGGCAGTATCTTCAACGCTGGCCTAGGTCTTGACTCGCGCAAGATTTACTCGGCTGAACACGGCCGCAACCGGGAAGTGTCCACTCACCACGGCCTAAACGAAGCAGCGCATACCGAGCGGAATTTCTCCGTCACCGGCGCGCGAAGCGAGCAGTCGACATCGGGCCAGCAGTCAAACCAGACAGATCGCCATAGCCGCGACGCTACCCGCTTGAGCGCTCATGAACGTGGGCACGTACTCGACGAGTCAAATCGGCGCGAGTATGGGGCTGGCAACCGGGTCAGCCGTAACGAGACTGATTCCTTTTCGGTCCACAAGGATCTGATGGCCGACCCATACCTGTTCGATAAGGTGGCTGCGCGCAACGGCATGACCGCCATGCGTTTCGCCAATCAATCCGAGAACCGGATCATGGAAATGGTCAGCGACTATGTGACCGAGAAGGGCATGGTGGAGCAGTCCAAGACCATGCCGCAGCACACTTTCGCGGGCGAAAGACTGCCCATAACCCAGAGCGATCTCAAAGAGCAAGCGGCCAAGGCCCGCGCCGAGATTCCGGAGAACATTGCTAGCGTCCACAAAAACAAAGTGGCTCAGACCGGGTATTACGATGCTCGCGCGCTAAACGTCGATACCAGTGCGCCACCCATCGTTGGCAGTTCCAAGGAGGGTGTGTACAGACAGCTCGATTCGAAGAGCAGGGGCAGCATACCAGCGCGTGCTGAGGCTTTAGACGAGAACGTGAACGCCTGGGCAAGCCCGGACAAAGAGGTCGGCGCAGGGCGGGTGAATCAAATGGGCGTTGTGGAGGACATGGAGGTCCGGGACGTCAAGGACTACGGTAAGAAGGTGTTGGATAAGATCACGGGTGGTGATGGCACGGCTGACGGCGAAAAGCTTAGCGACAACATGAAGCGGGAAAGTGCAGCTAATGTTCAGATCAATACGGGAGGAAAGAAAGACTAG
- a CDS encoding M48 family metalloprotease, with the protein MIPSHWFRRAILIVFIMEVGGGILWVAARLTLSPAYQPLAQTIASLIFLFGFYASAPLAARFLAPKPSRDEALQSRLAAIVASLPETCPIVLYDHTDKEANTVGLLGKHSRIYVTTALLTSMSDEGMRGVIAHESAHIRERHILITFTYACVFAIMSHMLSSGTLFFLGFLLFLALRRYCEYRADNGASVVAGRDATLTMLREMATLYPSKSWHRWFSFSSAYPTLAMRIHAVETGQKTMF; encoded by the coding sequence ATGATCCCATCGCACTGGTTCCGACGAGCTATCCTGATCGTCTTCATCATGGAAGTGGGCGGCGGGATTCTATGGGTGGCAGCGCGTCTAACGCTCAGCCCAGCCTATCAGCCACTAGCTCAGACCATCGCCAGCCTAATTTTCTTGTTCGGTTTCTATGCCAGTGCGCCGCTCGCCGCTCGCTTTCTTGCTCCGAAGCCCTCGCGTGATGAGGCGCTGCAAAGTCGGCTGGCAGCAATAGTGGCTTCACTGCCTGAGACTTGCCCCATCGTTCTGTACGACCATACTGACAAGGAAGCCAATACGGTCGGGCTCCTGGGTAAGCATTCGCGCATCTATGTGACCACCGCTTTGCTGACCAGTATGAGCGATGAGGGTATGCGCGGCGTCATCGCCCATGAGAGCGCACACATCCGCGAACGACATATCCTGATTACTTTTACCTATGCCTGCGTTTTCGCCATCATGAGTCACATGCTCAGTAGCGGTACGCTGTTCTTCCTTGGCTTCCTGTTGTTCCTAGCTCTACGCCGCTACTGCGAATACCGGGCCGACAACGGTGCCTCTGTTGTGGCAGGGCGCGATGCGACTCTAACCATGCTGCGCGAGATGGCCACGCTTTATCCGTCCAAGTCGTGGCACCGCTGGTTTTCTTTTTCCTCCGCCTATCCTACCCTTGCGATGCGTATTCACGCCGTCGAGACGGGGCAAAAGACGATGTTTTAA
- a CDS encoding zeta toxin family protein yields the protein MLGGQPGSGKSVLAAGAIRELRSGGGAVLIDADRMRERNPRYKQLSREDPQHAADRTHKEAGEWATRLTIVAAENRRNLVIDGTMRSPESIRDLTRRLKDAGYKIEARVMAVNAETSLARARLRFEEQVAERGTGRFVNEEQHDNAYTGIVESVRALEYEKLVDAVRVYDADQRPIYENLQERGDWQKAPEAVQVLEQERARDWTYDERCDYVSVLEQINALASQRGRYRDNVADTLRMVADGKAMGGNENPPSRTYAQVSRPEQDRTLRPVPTDRDELAAKLEAARADLARFERSETYQRAQAFDQLTKREALAKHPELDGAYKQLHDIKQSRVAQVSQNDLETSYLNARAQLSEQLHRGQVPKGNVALDESRRVIDMAAGQRGLIVRDAGQIKQDFKGQVVATSSHHALVQVSDMVAVRYEKAHLDREVCADEKVAIQYDSKKSQVYEQGKEPAREHARDMDR from the coding sequence ATGCTGGGCGGCCAGCCGGGCTCTGGCAAGTCTGTACTGGCCGCTGGAGCGATCCGCGAGCTACGCAGCGGCGGTGGTGCCGTGCTCATCGATGCAGACCGGATGCGGGAGCGAAATCCCCGCTATAAGCAGCTTTCTCGCGAAGACCCGCAGCACGCAGCCGATCGCACGCACAAGGAAGCAGGCGAGTGGGCAACCCGGCTGACCATTGTGGCTGCCGAGAATCGGCGCAACTTAGTGATTGACGGCACCATGCGTAGCCCGGAGAGCATCCGTGACCTAACGCGCCGACTTAAGGATGCAGGCTACAAGATCGAGGCTCGCGTTATGGCCGTCAATGCCGAAACATCGCTTGCGCGAGCCCGGTTGCGCTTTGAGGAACAAGTGGCCGAGCGCGGCACTGGGCGCTTCGTGAACGAGGAGCAGCACGATAACGCCTACACTGGTATCGTTGAATCGGTGCGTGCCTTGGAGTACGAGAAGCTAGTGGACGCCGTGCGCGTCTATGACGCCGACCAGCGGCCCATTTACGAAAATTTGCAAGAACGCGGCGACTGGCAGAAAGCGCCCGAGGCTGTTCAGGTGTTGGAGCAGGAGCGTGCGAGAGACTGGACCTACGATGAGCGCTGCGATTACGTATCGGTGCTGGAGCAAATCAACGCCTTGGCTAGTCAACGCGGGCGCTACCGCGACAACGTGGCCGATACCCTACGCATGGTCGCGGACGGGAAGGCCATGGGCGGCAATGAAAATCCACCAAGTCGCACTTATGCGCAAGTAAGCCGGCCCGAGCAGGATCGCACGTTGCGCCCCGTGCCGACCGACCGCGACGAGTTGGCCGCCAAGCTCGAGGCCGCGCGTGCCGACTTGGCGCGGTTTGAGCGCAGCGAAACATATCAGCGTGCACAGGCTTTCGACCAGCTGACCAAGCGCGAGGCCTTGGCCAAGCATCCTGAGCTAGACGGCGCCTACAAGCAGCTCCACGATATCAAGCAGAGCCGGGTCGCGCAGGTATCGCAAAACGACCTTGAAACGTCCTACCTCAACGCCCGCGCACAATTGTCCGAGCAGCTTCACCGCGGGCAGGTGCCCAAAGGCAATGTGGCCCTGGACGAGTCGCGCCGTGTGATTGATATGGCTGCAGGACAACGGGGCCTTATAGTCCGAGATGCTGGCCAAATAAAGCAGGACTTTAAAGGCCAGGTGGTTGCCACATCCTCGCATCATGCCCTGGTGCAGGTATCCGACATGGTGGCCGTGCGCTATGAGAAGGCTCATCTCGACCGTGAAGTGTGCGCCGACGAAAAGGTGGCCATCCAGTACGACAGTAAAAAAAGCCAAGTTTATGAACAGGGCAAAGAACCGGCGCGTGAGCACGCGCGTGACATGGACCGCTAA
- a CDS encoding putative toxin-antitoxin system toxin component, PIN family, with the protein MAGLRVVLDTNVLVSGLAYPSSVPGRIVAAWRQGGLEVALSHYILDEMVRVLPRLPRVGMTPAQIRDLADSFMLLADVVEPEGAQDASLRDSADQPVLLTLLAAKVQYLITGNKDLLALADRYPIVTPADFWRRHGN; encoded by the coding sequence ATGGCTGGTTTACGTGTTGTGCTTGATACTAATGTGCTGGTATCGGGCTTGGCTTACCCGAGCAGCGTGCCTGGGCGCATCGTTGCGGCTTGGCGCCAAGGCGGGTTGGAGGTGGCACTGTCGCACTACATCTTAGACGAGATGGTCCGGGTTCTACCGCGGTTGCCTAGGGTAGGCATGACACCGGCGCAAATTCGCGACCTAGCCGATAGTTTTATGTTATTAGCCGATGTAGTCGAGCCAGAAGGCGCGCAAGACGCAAGTTTGCGCGATTCCGCTGATCAGCCCGTATTACTTACGCTGCTGGCAGCGAAAGTGCAGTATCTCATTACAGGGAACAAAGATTTGTTGGCGCTGGCGGATCGATATCCCATCGTCACGCCGGCGGATTTTTGGAGGCGCCATGGGAACTAA